The following proteins are co-located in the Roseiconus lacunae genome:
- a CDS encoding calcium-binding protein: protein MGYRKTLTVFLLCFATSVGTTRAGVDYDIDDECDSETGYVQITLDDSHDLIWISRDDDDLVIRGFMFDSDDHSEIPGPYGLTDDELDDLADKDFRYKNSFDDVQRVIILCRDGNDAVLSDIDVPVEVIVFGEGGDDYIEGSMLGDNLQGGPGLDQLYGRGGKDNLHGGADGDQDWLQGDNGDDTFVQYYSYEAVPLYSFSPIMSGLSWLLRPTISRYAIRTTTTVRVDEEVLVDFDEQEDTLQEYGY, encoded by the coding sequence ATGGGTTACAGAAAAACTTTGACGGTGTTTTTACTTTGTTTCGCAACATCTGTTGGCACCACACGAGCCGGTGTCGACTACGACATCGACGATGAATGCGATAGCGAAACCGGTTACGTGCAAATCACCCTCGATGATTCACATGATCTTATTTGGATTAGCCGAGACGACGACGACTTGGTGATCCGTGGGTTCATGTTCGACAGTGACGACCACAGCGAGATCCCCGGGCCCTACGGGTTGACCGACGATGAGTTGGATGATCTTGCCGACAAGGACTTTCGCTACAAGAACAGCTTCGATGATGTTCAGCGAGTGATCATTCTCTGTCGCGACGGAAACGATGCAGTCCTTTCCGACATTGATGTCCCGGTGGAAGTGATCGTCTTCGGTGAAGGCGGTGACGATTACATCGAAGGCAGCATGCTCGGCGACAATCTACAGGGTGGACCAGGACTCGATCAACTCTACGGTCGGGGCGGAAAAGACAACCTCCATGGCGGTGCGGATGGGGATCAGGATTGGTTGCAAGGCGACAACGGAGATGACACCTTCGTGCAGTACTACTCGTACGAAGCGGTTCCGCTATACAGCTTCTCGCCGATCATGAGTGGCTTGTCTTGGCTACTGCGTCCGACGATCAGTCGCTATGCCATCCGCACGACCACGACGGTTCGTGTCGACGAAGAGGTACTCGTCGACTTTGACGAACAGGAAGACACGCTACAAGAGTATGGGTACTAG